Proteins encoded in a region of the Phaenicophaeus curvirostris isolate KB17595 chromosome 1, BPBGC_Pcur_1.0, whole genome shotgun sequence genome:
- the LOC138716747 gene encoding acrosin-like encodes MKVPLILILLALFWPAQGSWDTCETCGLRPLAYGTGRVVGGKNAQLGSWPWIVSVQQVFKTHLAPVCGGTIIHPQWVLTAAHCFVNTQHVPAWRVVAGTTSLTRPGPEEQVRYVRRIIIHEDYYNITQRNDIALMELYEPFQCSVYVQLACVPDFSLQLWQLRSCYVSGWGVTTARSSGALPVLQEARVHLIDTQVCNSSGWYRGAVHPHNLCAGYAQGGIDTCQGDSGGPLVCQDPSTDHFWLVGVTSFGTGCARAHRPGVYTATQHFRDWILGVMKRYSAPAAAASERTWSHFPTTTNPAEITPATEPSAFSACPIPVNKLVDLFTKVMELLQVLTGGRT; translated from the exons ATGAAGGTTCCCTTAATCCTCATCCTCCTGGCCTTGTTCTGGCCAGCACAGGGCTCCTGGGACACCTGCGA GACCTGTGGACTCCGTCCCTTGGCTTACGGCACCGGGCGAGTGGTTGGAGGCAAAAATGCACAGCTGGGTTCCTGGCCTTGGATCGTGAGTGTCCAGCAAGTGTTCAAGACACACTTGGCTCCCGTGTGCGGAGGGACCATCATCCACCCCCAGTGGGTGCTGACAGCCGCCCACTGCTTCGTCAATACCCA GCACGTCCCAGCATGGCGCGTGGTGGCCGGAACCACCTCGTTGACTCGCCCGGGTCCCGAGGAACAAGTGCGCTATGTCAGGCGGATCATCATCCACGAAGACTATTACAACATCACTCAGAGGAACGACATCGCCCTGATGGAGCTCTACGAGCCCTTCCAGTGCAGCGTCTACGTGCAGCTCGCCTGTGTCCCCgacttctccctgcagctctggcagctgagaagctgctacGTCAGCGGCTGGGGGGTCACCACGGCCAGAT CTTCTGGAGCACTGCCGGTGCTGCAGGAGGCCCGCGTCCACCTCATCGACACCCAAGTCTGTAACAGCAGCGGGTGGTACAGGGGCGCCGTCCACCCCCACAACCTGTGTGCGGGCTACGCGCAGGGCGGCATCGACACCTGCCAG ggggacagcgggggtcCTCTGGTCTGCCAAGATCCCTCTACTGACCACTTCTGGCTGGTGGGGGTGACCAGCTTTGGGACAGGCTGTGCCCGAGCCCATCGTCCCGGGGTCTACACCGCCACGCAGCATTTCCGCGACTGGATCCTGGGGGTGATGAAGCGCTACTCAGCTCCAGCGGCAGCTGCATCGGAACGCACTTGGAGCCACTTTCCAACCACGACAAACCCTGCGGAGATAACCCCAGCGACGGAGCCGAGTGCTTTCAGCGCCTGCCCGATTCCAGTCAACAAGCTGGTGGACTTATTCACTAAGGTGATGGAGCTCCTGCAGGTCCTGACAGGTGGAAGGACCTGA